In the Terriglobales bacterium genome, one interval contains:
- a CDS encoding glycosyltransferase produces MKICLISTFPPSRQGLSEYGYHIARELRQNPLTSITILADELTTPEPELEDFSVIRCWSFNSLRNPARLLRYIHTLKPDVVWFNLGFATFGDKPLQTFAGICIPLLTRLNGFYTHVTLHQVVDYVDLKAAGIRYPRLYRAAGYIATRLLLMSNSISVLLPAYRRTLRDRYRGKNIHVRPHGIFSNCPEHPDLSLRGNPVQRILAFGKWGTYKRLEQILDAFPAIAAAVPNAQLVIAGGDHPKTIGYVNSVAEKYKNDPRIVFTGYVAEDELPELFKTASVAVMPYSSAAGSSGVAHLACTYGLPIVCADIPDFREMADDENLAIDFYRTGDTRSMAEVLTNLLLSTERQHEMAEQNFSAAMRMTMPQVVRQYLRAFDVHQRTRALDPLRRFRRIPSWIPSRSALARAVGSRTAPWS; encoded by the coding sequence TTACCATTCTGGCCGATGAGCTCACCACTCCCGAGCCTGAACTGGAAGACTTCAGCGTGATCCGCTGCTGGTCCTTCAACTCTCTCCGTAACCCGGCCCGGTTGTTGCGCTACATCCACACCCTTAAACCTGACGTCGTGTGGTTCAACCTGGGCTTTGCAACTTTTGGGGATAAGCCCCTCCAGACCTTTGCCGGCATTTGCATCCCGTTGTTGACGCGCCTTAACGGCTTTTACACCCACGTCACGCTGCACCAGGTGGTTGACTACGTTGACCTCAAAGCGGCCGGTATCCGCTATCCGCGGCTGTACCGCGCTGCCGGATACATCGCAACTCGGCTGCTGCTGATGTCGAATTCCATCTCCGTTCTGCTGCCTGCTTACCGCCGCACTTTACGTGACAGATATCGCGGAAAGAACATTCACGTGCGGCCTCATGGGATCTTCTCCAATTGTCCGGAACACCCCGATCTGTCTTTGCGCGGCAATCCGGTACAGCGCATTCTGGCGTTCGGAAAATGGGGTACCTATAAACGCCTGGAGCAGATTCTGGATGCCTTTCCTGCCATAGCTGCGGCGGTTCCAAACGCTCAACTAGTGATTGCGGGCGGCGATCACCCCAAGACAATCGGTTATGTAAACTCTGTGGCAGAAAAATATAAGAACGATCCGCGCATTGTGTTCACCGGCTACGTGGCAGAGGATGAGCTTCCGGAACTTTTCAAAACGGCATCGGTTGCCGTGATGCCCTACTCCTCCGCCGCGGGATCGAGTGGCGTTGCCCACCTCGCATGCACCTACGGCCTGCCCATTGTCTGCGCAGACATCCCCGATTTCAGGGAGATGGCAGATGATGAGAACCTGGCTATCGATTTCTACCGGACCGGCGACACACGCAGCATGGCTGAAGTTCTCACCAACCTCTTGTTGTCCACGGAACGGCAGCACGAAATGGCGGAGCAGAATTTCTCCGCTGCCATGCGCATGACTATGCCCCAGGTCGTTCGGCAATACTTGCGTGCCTTTGACGTGCACCAGCGCACCCGCGCGCTCGATCCGCTGCGACGTTTTCGCCGCATACCTTCCTGGATACCTTCACGTTCCGCTTTAGCGCGTGCCGTCGGTTCCAGGACTGCACCCTGGAGCTGA